A window of the Calditrichota bacterium genome harbors these coding sequences:
- the pgl gene encoding 6-phosphogluconolactonase, whose translation MNFKIKIFDTPDALSDALALEFQRVVIQKKYNAQSLVVALSGGSTPARFFAALTRLDRMTPIPWDIVQFFWGDERCVAPDHEESNFGMAKKLLFDHVAIPEKNIHRIKGEADPEHEALRYRKLIEKFVPQTADGFPRFDWIFLGMGEDGHTASIFPDADAVKIKNEWTTVARHPQSGQQRITLTLPVINRAERITFLVTGKKKAALTQKILAKNPSAKSLPASKVSAEFGIVEWYLDSEAGLYINNGHN comes from the coding sequence ATGAATTTTAAAATAAAAATTTTTGATACGCCGGATGCGTTGAGTGACGCACTGGCGCTCGAGTTTCAACGAGTTGTGATTCAAAAAAAATACAACGCGCAATCGCTGGTTGTCGCTCTTTCCGGAGGCAGCACGCCGGCGAGATTTTTTGCTGCTCTAACGCGCTTAGATCGAATGACGCCCATTCCTTGGGATATTGTTCAATTTTTCTGGGGCGACGAACGCTGTGTAGCACCGGATCACGAGGAGAGCAATTTTGGGATGGCAAAAAAACTGCTGTTTGATCATGTTGCAATTCCTGAAAAAAATATTCATCGCATCAAGGGCGAAGCTGATCCTGAACATGAGGCGCTGCGTTACCGAAAATTGATCGAAAAATTCGTCCCGCAAACCGCTGACGGGTTTCCGCGTTTTGATTGGATTTTTTTAGGAATGGGCGAAGACGGGCACACGGCTTCGATTTTTCCTGACGCCGACGCGGTAAAAATTAAAAATGAATGGACGACCGTCGCCAGACATCCTCAGAGCGGGCAGCAAAGAATCACTTTGACGCTTCCGGTGATTAATCGTGCGGAGAGAATTACATTTCTCGTTACCGGCAAAAAGAAAGCCGCGTTGACGCAGAAAATATTAGCGAAAAATCCGAGCGCAAAATCGCTTCCCGCGTCAAAGGTGAGCGCTGAATTTGGCATTGTGGAATGGTATCTGGACAGCGAGGCGGGTTTGTACATTAATAACGGGCATAATTAG
- a CDS encoding glucosidase — MTAEKKRLLEEKQKKVPWKKWGPYLSEREWGTVREDYSADGEPWEFFTHDMARSKAYRWGEDGIGGICDNKQNICFALAFWNEKDTILKERLFGLSGKEGNHGEDVKEYYYYPDNTPTHSYMKMCYKYPQAAFPYQQLIYENASRGFEEPEFELVDSGIFDDNKYFDIFVEYAKADAEDLLIKITAVNRAHEKAAINVIPQIWFRNFWSWIPDVKKPRIWHGRGKKLKIDHPKQGSYFLYFERDTEIIFCENETNSRKLYGKDVAGFFKDGINEYLVNDEKNAVNHQSGTKAGLNYRADIEAHASLEIRLRLSKTELRSPFRDFNEIFQSRIKEADEFYAELQADVKDEEERKIQRQAFAGLLWSKQFYHYDVSAWLDGDPGQPAPAERRKSIRNFQWEHLNNADIISMPDKWEYPWYAAWDLAFHCIPLAHVDAEFAKEQLLLLTREWYMHPNGQLPAYEWEFGDVNPPVHAWAAWRVYEIDRDRNHKNERGDLDFLERVLHKLLLNFTWWVNRKDEHGKNLFQGGFLGLDNIGVFNRSEKLPTGGHIEQSDGTAWMAMYSLNLMRISLHLAQFKPVYQDLASKFFEHFLYIAAAMANIGGKGINLWDEQDEFFYDVLHCSEENHASCQIVPLKVRSLVGLIPLFAVEVLDSKLLEKVPEFKARMEWFLKNKPDLANLISRWNEPGVGKTSLLSLLRGHRMKMLLRRMLDETEFLSDFGVRSLSKFHEKNPYVFAANGVEHAVRYVPGESESGLFGGNSNWRGPIWFPVNYLIVESMKKFYQYYGDDFKIECPTGSGKMATIDEAANEIIRRLCRLFFRDKNGRRPVFGDNEKFQTDPRFSDQILFHEYFHGDTGKGIGASHQTGWTGLVADLIF; from the coding sequence ATGACTGCAGAAAAAAAGAGATTGCTTGAGGAAAAACAGAAGAAGGTTCCCTGGAAAAAATGGGGACCGTATTTGTCTGAAAGGGAATGGGGAACTGTACGGGAAGATTACAGCGCTGACGGCGAGCCGTGGGAATTTTTTACGCACGATATGGCGCGCAGTAAAGCTTACCGTTGGGGCGAAGACGGAATCGGCGGAATCTGTGACAACAAACAAAATATCTGTTTTGCCCTTGCCTTCTGGAATGAAAAAGACACCATTTTAAAGGAACGGCTATTTGGACTGTCCGGCAAGGAAGGAAATCATGGCGAGGATGTGAAAGAGTATTACTATTATCCGGACAACACGCCGACGCATTCCTACATGAAAATGTGTTACAAATATCCGCAGGCGGCTTTTCCTTACCAGCAATTGATTTACGAAAATGCCAGTCGGGGATTCGAGGAGCCTGAATTTGAGCTGGTCGATAGCGGAATTTTTGATGACAATAAATATTTTGACATTTTCGTTGAATACGCCAAGGCGGATGCGGAGGATTTACTGATCAAAATCACGGCTGTCAATCGGGCGCATGAAAAGGCGGCAATTAACGTAATTCCGCAAATTTGGTTTCGTAATTTTTGGTCGTGGATTCCTGATGTGAAAAAGCCGCGAATTTGGCACGGGAGAGGGAAAAAATTAAAAATTGATCATCCGAAACAAGGAAGCTATTTCCTTTATTTTGAGCGCGACACGGAAATCATCTTCTGCGAAAATGAGACGAACAGCAGAAAACTTTACGGAAAAGATGTCGCCGGATTTTTCAAAGACGGAATCAATGAGTATCTCGTGAATGACGAAAAAAACGCCGTTAATCACCAGTCCGGAACAAAAGCGGGATTGAACTACCGCGCTGACATTGAAGCGCACGCTTCGTTGGAAATTCGCTTGCGATTGTCGAAAACGGAGTTGCGTTCGCCATTCCGGGATTTTAATGAAATTTTTCAATCGAGAATCAAAGAAGCTGACGAATTTTATGCTGAATTGCAGGCAGACGTAAAAGATGAGGAAGAGAGAAAAATTCAGCGGCAGGCGTTTGCCGGACTGTTGTGGAGCAAGCAGTTCTACCATTACGATGTGAGCGCCTGGCTGGACGGCGATCCGGGGCAACCGGCGCCAGCAGAGCGCAGAAAATCGATTCGTAATTTTCAATGGGAACATTTGAACAACGCGGACATCATCTCCATGCCCGACAAATGGGAATATCCCTGGTACGCAGCGTGGGATCTGGCGTTTCATTGCATTCCGCTGGCGCATGTTGACGCTGAATTTGCCAAGGAGCAGTTGCTGCTTTTGACCCGGGAATGGTACATGCATCCCAACGGTCAACTGCCGGCGTACGAATGGGAGTTCGGCGACGTGAATCCGCCGGTGCACGCCTGGGCGGCGTGGCGCGTTTATGAAATTGATCGCGACAGAAATCATAAAAACGAGCGGGGCGATCTGGATTTTCTCGAGAGAGTTTTGCACAAATTGCTGCTCAATTTCACCTGGTGGGTCAATCGTAAAGACGAGCACGGGAAAAATCTTTTTCAGGGCGGATTTTTAGGTTTGGACAACATCGGCGTTTTCAACCGTAGCGAAAAATTGCCGACAGGAGGCCACATCGAGCAATCCGACGGCACCGCCTGGATGGCGATGTACAGCTTGAATTTGATGCGAATTTCCCTGCATCTGGCGCAGTTTAAGCCGGTGTATCAGGATTTGGCGAGCAAGTTTTTTGAACATTTTTTGTACATCGCGGCGGCGATGGCAAATATCGGCGGAAAAGGAATAAATCTCTGGGACGAGCAGGACGAATTTTTTTACGATGTGCTTCATTGCTCCGAGGAAAATCACGCCAGTTGCCAGATTGTGCCGCTGAAAGTGCGTTCTCTGGTCGGACTGATTCCGTTGTTTGCAGTAGAAGTGCTGGACTCGAAGTTGCTGGAAAAAGTTCCCGAGTTCAAAGCGCGCATGGAATGGTTTCTGAAAAACAAACCTGATCTGGCAAATTTGATTTCCCGCTGGAATGAGCCGGGAGTCGGAAAAACGAGTCTGCTTTCGCTGTTGCGCGGCCATCGCATGAAAATGTTGCTGCGACGCATGTTGGACGAGACAGAATTTTTGTCCGATTTTGGCGTGCGCTCGCTTTCCAAGTTTCACGAGAAAAACCCTTATGTTTTTGCAGCGAACGGCGTTGAACATGCAGTTCGCTACGTTCCCGGAGAATCGGAATCGGGTTTGTTTGGCGGAAATTCCAATTGGCGAGGCCCGATTTGGTTTCCGGTGAATTATTTGATCGTTGAATCGATGAAAAAATTTTATCAGTATTACGGCGATGATTTCAAAATCGAATGCCCCACGGGATCAGGGAAGATGGCGACGATTGACGAGGCGGCGAATGAAATAATCCGCCGCCTGTGCCGTCTTTTTTTTCGCGACAAAAACGGACGCCGGCCTGTGTTTGGCGATAACGAAAAATTTCAAACCGACCCCCGGTTCAGCGATCAAATTCTATTTCACGAATATTTTCACGGTGACACCGGCAAAGGGATCGGCGCTTCGCACCAGACAGGGTGGACAGGATTGGTGGCGGATTTGATTTTTTAA
- a CDS encoding NAD(P)H-hydrate epimerase, which yields MKNFKTKNGKIIPSVTTVQMREIDRIALEETGPNLYQMMENAGRNLAMLAVDLLGKNWHHFEIVVLAGTGGNGGGGICAARHLANRSANVKLCLTRSENLNEIVSWQRKIFLNAGGKEIEPRELTALKPDLIIDAIIGYSLRGVPVGAAKEFIDWANDSSAPILSLDVPSGIDATSGKNPGAAIEPKWTLTLALPKSGLSPENSGDIFLADIGIPTLMFEKLGLEYTSPFEKDFVIPLNVFWE from the coding sequence ATGAAAAATTTCAAAACAAAAAATGGAAAAATTATCCCCAGCGTAACGACAGTACAAATGCGTGAAATCGATCGCATTGCCTTGGAAGAGACTGGGCCGAATTTGTACCAGATGATGGAAAATGCTGGCAGAAATTTGGCGATGTTGGCAGTGGACTTGCTGGGAAAAAATTGGCATCACTTTGAAATAGTCGTGTTAGCCGGTACTGGCGGTAACGGTGGCGGAGGTATTTGCGCTGCCCGACATCTGGCAAATCGGAGCGCGAATGTTAAATTGTGCCTGACTCGTTCGGAAAATTTAAATGAAATTGTCAGTTGGCAAAGAAAAATTTTTCTCAATGCCGGCGGCAAGGAAATTGAACCGCGTGAATTAACGGCACTTAAGCCTGACCTGATCATCGACGCCATTATCGGCTACAGTTTGCGCGGCGTGCCAGTCGGAGCGGCGAAAGAATTTATTGATTGGGCAAACGATTCTTCGGCGCCGATTTTGTCGCTGGATGTGCCTTCGGGAATTGATGCAACCAGCGGAAAAAATCCCGGCGCTGCCATTGAACCGAAATGGACGCTGACGCTGGCGTTGCCCAAGAGCGGACTTTCCCCGGAAAATTCCGGCGACATTTTTTTGGCGGACATTGGCATTCCGACGCTGATGTTCGAGAAATTGGGATTGGAATACACATCGCCTTTTGAAAAAGATTTTGTGATTCCGCTCAATGTGTTTTGGGAATAA
- a CDS encoding DUF3047 domain-containing protein produces the protein MKTRWIFLFIIAGLGFFTLITHSQQDKRLIEKFSKDSQTSKGIDGWDEKSFVGRTQYAVIQEDSNFVLRADADSAASGLYKKIKYDLKEFPFLSWRWKVVHLPEKGDVRYKETDDYGARVYVVFPKFLKWQTKTISYIWANRLSPGKSHPNPWLPKNVVMIAVKSGTDDLGKWFAEKRNVYEDYKRLFGKEPPKVGAIALMSDSDNTGGKAEAFYDDFFVSQN, from the coding sequence ATGAAAACAAGATGGATATTTTTATTCATTATTGCCGGACTTGGGTTTTTTACTTTGATTACTCACAGTCAGCAAGACAAACGGCTGATAGAGAAATTTTCCAAAGATTCTCAAACGAGCAAAGGCATCGACGGCTGGGATGAAAAAAGTTTCGTCGGACGCACGCAATACGCAGTCATTCAAGAGGATTCAAATTTTGTTTTGAGAGCAGATGCCGATAGCGCGGCGTCGGGCTTGTACAAAAAGATAAAATATGACCTGAAAGAATTTCCATTTTTGAGCTGGCGCTGGAAAGTTGTGCATTTGCCGGAAAAAGGCGATGTGCGTTACAAAGAAACCGATGATTACGGCGCCCGAGTGTACGTGGTTTTCCCCAAATTTTTGAAATGGCAAACCAAAACCATCAGCTACATCTGGGCGAATCGGCTTTCACCGGGGAAGAGCCATCCCAATCCCTGGCTGCCGAAAAATGTGGTGATGATCGCCGTGAAAAGCGGAACCGATGATCTGGGAAAATGGTTCGCCGAAAAGCGAAATGTTTACGAGGATTACAAACGCCTTTTTGGCAAGGAGCCGCCAAAAGTGGGTGCCATCGCCCTGATGAGCGACAGCGACAACACCGGCGGCAAGGCAGAAGCGTTTTATGATGACTTTTTTGTCAGTCAAAATTAG
- a CDS encoding sterol desaturase family protein encodes MQIAKYGVSLSIFFILIILETFFPLFTDWKNRWKHAARNIFIIFFNSVLLIVLFSKLVGIVFEHSANIKFGLFYRIDAPAWLKIAVVFLLFDLWMYIWHRMNHEIDFLWRFHRMHHSDPNMDVTTALRFHFGELIFSTILRFGIILLLGLSPFILVLYETIMLPVIFFHHSNFYLPEKIDRVLRKVIITPWMHWVHHSDIREEMDSNYGTIFSWWDRLARSFKLRSDPKKIHYGVPEMEDSRWQTIGGMLKTPFVSTE; translated from the coding sequence ATGCAAATAGCAAAATACGGCGTCTCGCTTTCGATATTTTTCATCCTGATAATTTTGGAGACATTTTTCCCGCTGTTCACTGATTGGAAAAATCGCTGGAAACATGCGGCGCGGAATATTTTCATCATTTTTTTCAATTCCGTTTTGTTGATCGTATTGTTCTCCAAATTAGTCGGAATAGTTTTTGAACATTCCGCAAACATCAAATTCGGGCTTTTCTATCGCATCGATGCGCCGGCCTGGCTGAAAATTGCCGTGGTTTTTCTGTTATTTGATTTGTGGATGTACATCTGGCACCGCATGAATCACGAAATTGATTTTCTGTGGCGTTTTCATCGCATGCACCACAGCGATCCCAATATGGACGTGACCACGGCGCTGCGTTTCCATTTCGGCGAATTAATTTTTTCCACGATCTTGCGCTTTGGGATTATTTTGCTGCTCGGTCTGTCGCCGTTCATTCTCGTACTTTACGAAACGATTATGTTGCCGGTAATCTTTTTCCACCATAGCAATTTTTATCTGCCCGAAAAAATCGACCGCGTCCTGCGAAAAGTCATCATCACGCCCTGGATGCACTGGGTGCATCATTCAGACATCCGGGAAGAAATGGACTCGAACTACGGCACAATTTTTTCTTGGTGGGATCGCCTGGCGCGAAGTTTCAAATTGCGCTCCGATCCGAAAAAAATTCATTATGGCGTTCCTGAAATGGAAGATTCCCGCTGGCAGACGATCGGGGGGATGCTGAAGACGCCGTTTGTTTCTACGGAGTAA